In Kwoniella newhampshirensis strain CBS 13917 chromosome 4, whole genome shotgun sequence, one DNA window encodes the following:
- a CDS encoding histone acetyltransferase type B catalytic subunit produces MAEELAEWLSDSNEVLDLQLVRAPEDEDVLQFEEEQAIEPFNPSFTYPIFGEHEKIFGYQGLDVKLQFASGSLRQFLEINYDSKLSSTATPPDEIESTLYKFIPPDYTKSSIDFKRIVADDAEKFKPLGEKVGSYVRPAAKGKSKAKGKGKGKSNGKGKAEETTTELNEDSEDAVVFEMYKATWSTPGFREYHRRMQLFILLFIEGGSYVHEDEDAWEFIVLYERRKRPESDVQTYHFVGYVSVYPFWCYPDQVRLRLSQFVILPPYQHQGHGSKLYLTLFQHMLSRPEVAELTVEDPAEAFEDLRDRNDLRYLVREGVPDDPMFLTGVGEDKRGPRAKWELETRKKHKIAQRQFDRLLEMLLLKQLDMKDENKVKLYRLQVKARLYRFNYEMLSQMTPEERKDALAKTYESVVEDYERILDMTFH; encoded by the exons ATGGCAGAGGAATTAGCTGAATGGTTGAGTGACTCCAACGAGGTGCTCGACCTCCAATTGG TTCGAGCtccagaagatgaagacgtGCTTCAgttcgaggaagaacaagctATAGAGCCGTTCAATCCTTCCTTCACCTATCCAATCTTCGGCGAACACGAAAAGATCTTTGGTTACCAAGGTCTCGATGTCAAG TTGCAATTCGCTTCTGGGAGTCTTCGTCAATTTCTGGAGATCAACTACGATTCCAAACTTTCTTCCACGGCAACACCACCCGACGAGATCGAATCGACTCTGTACAAATTCATTCCTCCGGATTATACCAAATCGTCTATCGACTTCAAGCGGATCGTGGCGGATGATGCGGAGAAGTTCAAGCCTCTGGGAGAGAAAGTTGGGTCGTATGTGCGTCCAGCAGCCAAGGGAAAGAGTAAAGCGAAAGGAAAGGGCAAAGGGAAATCGAATGGCAAGGGAAAGGCGGAAGAGACAACAACCGAGTTGAATGAGGATAGTGAGGATGCGGTGGTCTTTGAAATGTACAAG GCAACGTGGAGTACACCCGGATTCAGAGAATATCATAGACGGATGCAGCTGTTCATCCTGCTATTCATTGAAGGTGGAAGTTACGTCCAT gaagacgaagatgcgTGGGAATTCATCGTCTTGTACGAAAGACGTAAACGACCCGAATCCGATGTCCAAACCTACCACTTCGTCGGCTACGTCTCTGTCTACCCTTTCTGGTGTTATCCAGATCAAGTGAGACTTCGACTGAGTCAATTCGTCATTCTCCCTCCGTATCAACACCAAGGGCATGGCT CCAAACTCTACCTCACACTTTTCCAACACATGCTCTCCCGACCGGAAGTCGCGGAACTCACCGTCGAAGATCCCGCCGAAGCCTTCGAAGATCTGAGAGACCGTAACGATCTTCGATATCTCGTTCGCGAAGGTGTCCCGGACGATCCCATGTTCCTCACAGGTGTAGGAGAGGACAAACGAGGTCCAAGAGCGAAATGGGAGttggagacgaggaagaaacACAAGATCGCACAGAGACAGTTCGACAGGTTGTTGGAGATGTTGTTGTTAAAACAGCTAGACATGAAAGATGAGAACAAGGTCAAATTATATAGATTACAGGTCAAGGCGAGACTCTATCGATTCAACTAT GAAATGTTGTCGCAGATGACAccggaggagaggaaggatgcTTTGGCAAAGACATACGAGTCAGTGGTAGAGGACTATGAACGTATCCTGGATATGACTTTCCATTGA
- a CDS encoding GTP cyclohydrolase II, with the protein MPSLMPARSPHTSHNSAQQADLDLLALLTSDESTLGPLSGRRGSNGAGPVNAKKKVLPRRDSPMDALMISAVIAGSGPLTRHHFGHGMARPGAYTSCDQSRPASPSRDREDGPSAAQSPPKVIMKSTQAPRSERLRLEREARQAAAQQNTASGSALSTSPTDSISIPRRSLDKGPISPLSSSFGKDRPKRKMSMDPTPITQTLQMASPAQQTNFFHSNAASTTSTAMNGPTSASAQVRPKVRCMARTRVPTPHGEVFLHLYHNSHDMKEHLAIVIDPVQLDPQARAAAPKGRKEIRSKSLDEKWREGETEMERLVRGAYTGRLRPGAEGRIEEEAEGEDVDMTQNHEEVGIDAQEDVKALVRIHSECFTGETIGSMRCDCGEQLDEALRSIAEPQPLVHSKTVHLHTSVDSLAPSIPGLPTPVPSRPETPASPTHVPGRGVVIYMRQEGRGIGLLEKIRAYNLQDLGHDTVTANLMLGHGADERKYDVAAEILRDLGLADEGVRLLTNNPEKVEGLGREGVKISERVGMVPRDWIGGHTHGLGLGHSHGILHGGAAVSEEEKEYADWRMRRAGVGLIGAGKASGPELEKYLRTKVERMGHMIDIPDKL; encoded by the exons ATGCCTTCATTGATGCCAGCTCGATCACCGCACACGTCCCACAACTCGGCGCAACAAGCTGACCTCGACCTGCTTGCCTTGCTCACGTCCGACGAGTCGACACTGGGTCCTCTGTCCGGCAGAAGAGGTTCGAATGGGGCGGGGCCGGTCAACGCGAAGAAAAAGGTCCTTCCGAGGAGAGATAGTCCGATGGATGCGCTCATGATCAGTGCGGTCATTGCCGGTAGTGGGCCGTTGACCAGACATCATTTCGGTCATGGCATGG CTCGACCGGGAGCATATACCTCTTGCGACCAGTCTCGACCGGCATCTCCTAGCCGCGACCGCGAGGATGGACCCAGCGCCGCTCAATCTCCGCCAAAGGTCATCATGAAGTCTACACAGGCGCCTCGATCGGAAAGGCTACGATTGGAGCGAGAAGCTAGACAGGCTGCAGCACAGCAGAACACAGCCAGTGGTAGCGCTCTTTCGACATCGCCTACCGATTCCATCTCTATTCCGCGTCGTTCTCTGGACAAGGGCCCGATCAGTCCCTTATCTTCTTCGTTTGGCAAAGACCGACCCAAACgaaagatgtcgatggaCCCCACACCCATCACTCAGACGTTGCAGATGGCCTCGCCAGCTCAGCAGACCAACTTTTTCCATTCGAACGCCGCTAGCACGACATCTACAGCTATGAACGGGCCGACATCTGCATCGGCTCAGGTTCGACCGAAAGTCCGCTGTATGGCTCGGACTAGAGTACCGACTCCCCATGGCGAAGTGTTCTTGCATCTTTATCACAACTCGCATGACATGAAGGAACATTTGGCGATCGTCATTGACCCAGTCCAGCTGGATCCTCAGGCCAGAGCTGCTGCACCGAAAGGTAGAAAAGAGATCAGGAGTAAGAGCTTGGACGAGAAGTGGAGAGAGGGCGAAACCGAAATGGAAAGACTGGTCAGAGGTGCCTACACAGGACGATTACGCCCTGGCGCCGAAGGGcggatcgaggaggaagcggaaggcGAGGATGTGGACATGACTCAGAACCATGAGGAGGTCGGCATCGACGCACAAGAGGATGTGAAAGCTCTTGTGAGAATCCACTCGGAATGTTTCACGGGAGAAACGATCGGATCCATGCGTTGCGATTGTGGGGAACAATTGGACGAAGCTCTACGGTCTATCGCTGAACCTCAACCTCTTGTCCACTCCAAAACCGTTCATCTACACACCTCCGTCGATTCCCTCGCACCGTCCATCCCGGGTCTTCCCACACCTGTCCCCTCGCGTCCCGAGACTCCAGCTTCCCCGACCCATGTTCCTGGTCGAGGGGTCGTCATCTATATGCGACAGGAGGGCCGAGGAATAGGACtgttggagaagatcagggCTTACAACTTGCAAGATCTCGGACATGACACAGTCACAGCGAACCTGATGTTGGGACACGGGGCGGACGAGAGGAAGTACGATGTAGCAGCGGAAATCTTGAGAGATTTAGGTCTCGCGGACGAAGGGGTCAGACTGCTGACGAACAATccggagaaggtggaaggtCTAGGAAGGGAGGGTGTGAAGATCAGCGAGAGGGTAGGGATGGTACCGAGAGATTGGATCGGTGGACATACACATGGACTTGGACTTGGACACTCACACGGGATTTTGCATGGTGGTGCGGCCGTgtctgaagaggagaaggaataCGCAGattggaggatgagaagagccGGGGTGGGTCTAATCGGAGCTGGCAAAGCCAGTGGGCCAGAGTTGGAGAAGTATCTGCGAACCAAAGTGGAGAGAATGGGTCATA TGATTGACATCCCAGACAAGTTGTag
- a CDS encoding vacuolar protein sorting-associated protein 1: MDQQLINLVNKLQDVFASIGVSNNIDLPQITVIGSQSSGKSSVLENIVGRDFLPRGTGIVTRRPLVLQLINRPATSKPNGNAEKPEEAMSKVQLNENNPDEWGEFLHLPGQKFHDFHAIRDEIVRDTEKMTGKNAGISPNPINLRIFSPNVLTLTLVDLPGLTKVPVGDQPRDIEKQIRDMLLRFISKPNAIILAVTAANTDLANSDGLKMAREVDPEGTRTIGVLTKVDLMDQGTDVVDILAGRVIPLRLGYVPVVNRGQRDIDQSKSISSALENERKFFENHPSYAGKAQYCGTPWLARKLNIVSHA, translated from the exons ATGGATCAACAGCTCATCAACCTCGTTAACAAG CTCCAAGATGTCTTTGCATCCATTGGTGTCTCCAACAACATC GATTTACCTCAGATCACAGTCATTGGGTCTCAAAGTAGTGGAAAGTCTTCCGTCTTAGAG AACATCGTCGGACGAGACTTCCTTCCTCGAGGTACAGGTATCGTCACAAGACGACCTTTA GTACTCCAACTCATCAACAGACCCGCTACCAGCAAGCCCAATGGCAATGCGGAGAAGCCAGAGGAGGCTATGTCGAAGGTCCAGCTCAACGAGAACAACCCAGACGAGTGGGGAGAGTTCTTACATCTCCCTGGACAGAAGTTTCACGACTTCCATGCAATCCGGGATGAGATTGTGAGAGACACCGAGAAAATGACAGGAAAGAATGCCG GTATCTCTCCAAACCCTATCAACCTGCGAATTTTCTCCCCAAACGtcctcaccctcactcTTGTCGATCTTCCCGGTCTCACAAAGGTGCCCGTCGGCGATCAACCTCGTGACATTGAGAAACAGATCCGGGACATGCTCTTACGTTTCATATCCAAACCCAACGCCATCATCCTGGCCGTCACAGCTGCCAACACTGATTTGGCCAACTCGGACGGTTTGAAGATGGCTCGCGAGGTTGACCCTGAGGGTACGAGGACCATCGGTGTTCTGACGAAGGTGGACCTGATGGACCAAGGAACCGATGTCGTGGACATCTTGGCCGGACGGGTCATCCCACTGCGACTCGGCTACGTACCTGTCGTCAATCGTGGACAGAGAgacatcgatcaatcaaAGTCTATCTCATCGGCCTTGGAAAACGAGAGAAAGTTCTTCGAGAACCACCCCAGTTACGCTGGGAAGGCGCAATACTGCGGTACACCTTGGCTGGCAAGGAAGCTCAACATCGTGAGTCACGCTTGA